The following proteins come from a genomic window of Aphelocoma coerulescens isolate FSJ_1873_10779 chromosome 29, UR_Acoe_1.0, whole genome shotgun sequence:
- the SMUG1 gene encoding single-strand selective monofunctional uracil DNA glycosylase → MERAGPEAGPRRDEDEEEEEEEEEGSREEAEDGAADEDEEDEEDEEDEEDEEDEEDEEDEERAEGVAGRFLALERALTEQLRALPPPGPPVALVYAPLEYAWEPHRDFVRRYCRGPKAVLFLGMNPGPFGMAQTGVPFGEAWHVREWLRVTGSVLKPPQEHPKRPVLGLGCPRAEVSGARFWGLIRSLCPDPRAFFRHCFVHNLCPLLFLAASGRNVPPPELRAPERERLLGPCGAALAAAVVALRVRLVVALGRVAELRARRALAAAGLAVPVRALPHPSPRNPRANRGWEGAARARLGEIGVLRLLGVREGARLGTGGKEVDGAVPQFPLGGTGGKGVGGSLCRFDQLGAGEKGMDGALPQFPQAEKDLGHHCKAEDESLPQFPQLGTGRKEVDGAVPQFPLGGTGGKGVGGSLCQFDQLGAGEKGMDGALPQFPQLGTGRKEDGAALSQFDQLGTGAQGIDGALPQFPHSGAGEQEVDGSLPQFPHSGGGLGLL, encoded by the exons ATGGAGCGCGCCGGGCCCgaggcggggccgcggcgggacgaggacgaggaggaggaggaggaggaggaggaaggatcGCGGGAGGAGGCTGAGGACGGAGCCgcggatgaggatgaggaggatgaggaggatgaggaggatgaggaggatgaggaggatgaggaggatgaggaggatgaggagcgGGCCGAAGGCGTGGCCGGGCGGTTCCTGGCGCTCGAGCGGGCTCTGACCGAGCAGCTgcgggcgctgccgccgccggggccgcccgtGGCCCTCGTGTACGCCCCGCTCGAGTACGCGTGGGAGCCGCACCGCGACTTCGTGCGCCGCTACTGCCGCGGCCCCAAGGCCGTGCTGTTCCTCGGCATGAACCCCGGCCCCTTCGGCATGGCCCAGACCGGG GTGCCGTTCGGCGAGGCGTGGCACGTTCGGGAGTGGCTGCGGGTGACGGGCTCGGTGCTGAAGCCCCCCCAGGAGCACCCCAAGCGCCcggtgctggggctgggctgcccgCGGGCCGAGGTGAGCGGCGCCCGCTTCTGGGGGCTCATCCGGAGCCTCTGCCCGGACCCCCGCGCCTTCTTCCGCCACTGCTTCGTGCACAACCTCtgccccctcctcttcctcgccGCCAGCGGCCGCAACGTCCCCCCCCCGGAGCTGCGGGCCCcggagcgggagcggctgcTCGGCCCGTGCGGGGCGGCGCTGGCGGCCGCCGTGGTGGCCCTGAGGGTGCGGCTCGTGGTGGCCCTGGGCCGGGTGGCCGAGCTGCGGGCGCGCCGGGCGCTGGCGGCCGCCGGGCTGGCCGTGCCCGTGCGGGCCCTGCCGCACCCGTCCCCCCGCAACCCCCGCGCCAACCGCGGCTGGGAGGGAGCggcccgggccaggctgggcgAGATCGGGGTGCTGCGGCTGCTGGGGGTGCGGGAGGGAGCGCGGCTGGGGACTGGGGGGAAGGAGGTCGATGgggctgtgcctcagtttcccctcgggggaactggggggaaaggggttgGCGGGTCCCTGTGCCGGTTTGACCAGTTGGGAGCTGGGGAAAAGGGGATGGATGGggccctgcctcagtttccccaggcAGAAAAGGATTTAGGGCATCACTGCAAGGCAGAGGATGaatccctgcctcagtttccccagctgGGGACGGGGAGGAAGGAGGTCGATGGggccgtgcctcagtttcccctcgggggaactggggggaaaggggttgGCGGGTCCCTGTGCCAGTTTGACCAGTTGGGAGCTGGGGAAAAGGGGATGGATGGggccctgcctcagtttccccagctggggactgggaggaaggaggatgGTGCGGCCCTGTCCCAGTTTGACCAGTTGGGGACTGGGGCACAGGGGATTGATGGcgccctgcctcagtttccccactcAGGAGCCGGGGAGCAGGAGGTTGATGggtccctgcctcagtttccccactcGGGAGGGGGTTTAGGGCTCCTTTAG